A region of Lycium barbarum isolate Lr01 chromosome 3, ASM1917538v2, whole genome shotgun sequence DNA encodes the following proteins:
- the LOC132632422 gene encoding proteinase inhibitor type-2 P303.51-like: MAVHKVSFLAHLLIVLGIFLLVSTVEHADAKACTKECGNLGFGICPRSEGSPKNPICTNCCAGYKGCNYYSADGNFICEGESDPKNPKPCTLNCDPRIAYSKCPRSGGKTIIYPTGCTTCCTGHKGCYYFGKNGRFVCEGESTRPEATADF, encoded by the exons ATGGCTGTTCACAAAGTTAGTTTCCTTGCTCACCTACTAATTGTTCTTG GGATTTTTCTACTTGTAAGCACGGTGGAACATGCTGATGCCAAGGCTTGTACAAAAGAATGTGGTAATCTTGGCTTTGGGATATGCCCACGTTCAGAAGGGAGTCCAAAGAATCCCATATGCACCAACTGTTGTGCAGGCTACAAGGGTTGCAATTATTACAGTGCTGACGGAAATTTTATTTGTGAAGGAGAGTCTGACCCCAAAAATCCAAAACCTTGCACCCTCAATTGTGATCCACGAATTGCTTATTCAAAATGTCCTCGCTCAGGTGGAAAGACGATAATTTATCCCACCGGATGCACCACCTGTTGCACAGGTCACAAGGGTTGCTACTATTTCGGTAAAAACGGCAGATTTGTCTGTGAAGGAGAGAGTACTAGACCCGAGGCAACTGCAGATTTCTAA